The nucleotide sequence CGCGCACGCCTGCGCCACCACGTCGACGGTGTGGTCGATGTCGGCGTCGTCGAGCGCGCTGCTCACCACGAACGACGGGGCGAGCACCCCGCCCGCGAGGAGCCGCCGCAGGAACAGGGTGCGGTACGCCTGCGACGGCAGCCCGCGCTCGTCGAGCGTGGCGAACACCAGATTGCTGGCCCGGCCCCGTACGACGACGTGGTCACCGACCCCCATGCCGGCCGCGGCCTCCCGGACCCCGGCGGCCAGCCGCTCGCCGAGGGCGTGCAGCCGCGCGGTGACGCCCTCCTCGGCGTAGGTGGTCTGCACGGCCATCGCGGCGGCCAGCGCGTGCGTCTCCGCACCGTGCGTGGTGGACAGCAGGAACACCCGGTCGCCCGCGTGCCGCAGCCCGCCCCACTCCATCAGCTCGCGGCGCCCGGCGAGCGCGGAGACGGCGAACCCGTTGCCCAGCGCCTTGCCGAAGGTGGACAGGTCGGGGACGACGCCGTACAGGCCCTGGGCGCCCGCCTCCGACCAGCGCAGACCGGTGATCATCTCGTCGAAGACGAGGACGCAGCCGTGCCGGTCGGCCAGTTCGCGCAGTCCGGCGAGGTAGCCCGGCGGGGGTTCGGTGTGACCGGCGGGTTCCAGGATCAGACAGGCGACCTCTCCCCGGTACCGGTCGAGCAGCTCCTCCGTGGCGGCCAGGTCCCCGTACGGGAACGCCACCGTGAGCTCGGTGGTCGCCGCCGGGATGCCGGCGGACATCGGCGTGGTGCCGATGAACCAGTCGTCGACGGAGAAGAACGGGTGGTCGCCGCAGACGGCCACCCGGGGACGCCCGGTGACGGCGCGGGCGAGCCGCACGGCGGCGGTGGTGACGTCCGAGCCGTTCTTCGCGAACTTGACCATGTCGGCGGTCGGGACCGTGGCCAGGAAGCGTTCCGCGGCCTCGATCTCCACGACGGACGGCCGGACGAAGTTGCCGCCCCGGTCGATCTCCCGCCGCACCGCCTCAAGGACGCGCGGATGGGCGTGTCCGAGGCTGACCGACCGCAGGCCGGAGCCGTACTCGACGTACCGGTTGCCGTCGACGTCCCACACATGGGCGCCGAGGCCGTGACTGATCACCGGCGCCAGGTCCTCGGGGTACTGGTCGTCCCCCTTGGCGTACGTGTGCGCGCCCCCGGGGATCAGCTCGTGCAGCCGCGCGTTCGCCGCGCGCGACCGGGGCAGGAGGAAGTCTTCGGTGTCCACGCCGCCCTCACTTCTCCGCTTGCTTCAGGGCCTCGGCGAGGCGCGGCGCCTCCCGGTCCCGTGGGGACATCGAGGTCGCCGGCAGCGGCCACGGAATGGCGAGCTCCGGGTCGTCGAAGGCGATCGTCACGTCCTCGGCGGGATCGTGCGGGCGGTCGATCCGGTACGAGGTGTCGGCGGTGTCGGTCAGCGCCTGGAAGCCGTGCGCGCACCCCGCCGGGACGTACAGGGTCCGCTGCGTCTCGCCGGACAGCTCGAAGGTGGCCACGTTGCGGTAGGTCGGCGAGTCCGCCCGCAGGTCGACGACCACGTCGAAGATCCTCCCGTACGAGCAGCGGACGAGCTTGGCCTCGCCGGCGCCCGAGCGCAGATGGAGGCCGCGCAGCACACCGCGGACCGAGCGGGACACGCTGTCCTGGACGAAGGCGCCCGGGTCGAGGCCCACCGAGCGGACCACGTCGGCGTCGAAGGTGCGGCAGAAGAAGCCGCGTTCGTCGGCGTACGGCGTCGGTTCGAACAGGAAGGCCCCGGAGATCTCCGGGACTTCGGTCGCTTTCATGGAGTCTCCCGTGGGGCGTGGGTGGGGACGGGGTGGGTCTTCGGGACGGCCTTGGGGAACAGGGCCGCCGTGAGGGCGGTGAACTGCTGCTCCACTCGACGGGCGGCGGCCAGGTTCCGCTCGGCGAGGGTCCGCCGCAGCTCCGGCGCGTTCTTCTCCAGGTCCCGGAACTGTTCGAGGAGCCGTTCGGCGTCGACCTCGCGGGCCGGGTGGCGGTACGCGGCGAGGCCGAACTCGGCCATGAGCGTGTCGCTCTTCGCCGCATAGCTGAGCGCGAGCGTCGGCACGCCGACCTTCAGCGCGCAGACCAGGTTGTGGTACCGGGTCGCGACCACGCTGTCGGCGGCCGCCATCTCCTTCATCAGGTCGGCGAGCGAGGCCGGCTCGGCTGCGGTGACCAGCGGGGAGTCCACCGCGTCCAGGATCGCGGCGACCACCGTCCGGTCGACCTCGTCGCCGGTGAGCAGCCGGACCGGCCTGCCGTCCTCGACGAGCGCGCGGACGAAGCGGATCGTCCCTTCGAGGTAGCGCCGGTGGATC is from Streptomyces venezuelae ATCC 10712 and encodes:
- a CDS encoding glutamate-1-semialdehyde 2,1-aminomutase, yielding MDTEDFLLPRSRAANARLHELIPGGAHTYAKGDDQYPEDLAPVISHGLGAHVWDVDGNRYVEYGSGLRSVSLGHAHPRVLEAVRREIDRGGNFVRPSVVEIEAAERFLATVPTADMVKFAKNGSDVTTAAVRLARAVTGRPRVAVCGDHPFFSVDDWFIGTTPMSAGIPAATTELTVAFPYGDLAATEELLDRYRGEVACLILEPAGHTEPPPGYLAGLRELADRHGCVLVFDEMITGLRWSEAGAQGLYGVVPDLSTFGKALGNGFAVSALAGRRELMEWGGLRHAGDRVFLLSTTHGAETHALAAAMAVQTTYAEEGVTARLHALGERLAAGVREAAAGMGVGDHVVVRGRASNLVFATLDERGLPSQAYRTLFLRRLLAGGVLAPSFVVSSALDDADIDHTVDVVAQACAVYRKALDAGDPTPWLGGRPVKPVFRRSV
- the rfbC gene encoding dTDP-4-dehydrorhamnose 3,5-epimerase, whose product is MKATEVPEISGAFLFEPTPYADERGFFCRTFDADVVRSVGLDPGAFVQDSVSRSVRGVLRGLHLRSGAGEAKLVRCSYGRIFDVVVDLRADSPTYRNVATFELSGETQRTLYVPAGCAHGFQALTDTADTSYRIDRPHDPAEDVTIAFDDPELAIPWPLPATSMSPRDREAPRLAEALKQAEK